One Deltaproteobacteria bacterium genomic window, GGATATATACAGATCCCCTTCTGCAAGGACCCACTAGCGGTTATCACCAGTAGCAAATGCGGAGTGGACAACCTGACTGAAAGCCAGGTGCAGGACATCTTCAGCGGCGATATCGTCAACTGGAAAGAGATCGGCGGAAGGGATTTGCCCATTCTGGTAGTGGTCCCGGAAGAGGACACGGCTGCCAACAAAAATTTCCGGCGCCAGGTCATGCGGCACAAGGAAATCACCTATGCGTTTTCCGCCTATGACTCGACCATGGCCATCGAAGCCATCAAGAGCCTGCCGGTAGGTGCGGTGTCCTTTATTGCCAATGGCGCCATTTCCCATGAAGCGCAGATCAAAACGGTAAAGATCGATGGCAGGCTGCCCACGGATGGAGACTACCCTTACTTTCAGATATTCTACTACGTTACCCGTGGAAAACCTGAAGGCAGCCTGAAGGCTTTCATCGATTTCGCCTTTTCGAAAACAGGAAAAGAAATCATGCAGCGCAACGGCATGCTGCCCCTCCCAGATCCGCGTTAATCCGCCCCCCGTATACGGCCCACCCCTATTGAAAGGAGCGGCATGCAGTCTCGGCCGCTCCTTTTCCAATCGATATAATTCTAAAAATTTGAGATGCCCGGCTTGGGTGAAAAGCGGGTTCGCATCACCGGGCCGGCAGGCTGATGGCGTAGGCGACACGCTTGTAAAAAAAATTGACACCCTACGGGTCGCACATTTCGAGCGGGCCCGGGCCCTTTGCAATAACTATTTGAATATAAATGAAATACAACCCAATCTTCTGAGTACCTATACTGGCATGACCATTGCTATACCATGAGGCAAAGACGGGGACGTGTTTTTACCTGAATTAAAATTTTTATTGGCCATCAGCATTCGAACGCAATCCTGCCATGGAACCAACGACAAGACCGGGGCTTGAAAAACGCATATTCTGGGGAGTCCTGATGACGGCCTGTTCCATTCTGGTAGCAGGAACGATTCTCTCCGTGTGGTCATCGAAAGAGGCCCGGACAAGCCTTTCCCGGATGTTCAACGACCAGCAGCTGATCAGCGCCCGTTACGCAGCCGGATTGATCGAGCACCAGTTGGCCTTCATCAGAAAAAAACTCGTTTTTCTGCGCAGCGATATCGTGCTGAATGCCGGCGACCCGGCCCTCGTGGACCAGACGATTCAGAATGGGTTGTCACGGCTTATGGAAAACGGCGTCCGCAAATTCGAAATCATCGACCCGCATGCGCACATCACCAGCGTTCACCTGCCCTATGGACGCAGAGGCGAAAAAACCTGGACCTCGGAAAGTGTGAACCGCCTGCCCCTGCCTCAGTCTATCGAGGCCGGTGATATCTGGAGCGAACCCTATATAGCCAACCCGGGCATCCCCATGCTCGCCATGATAACGTCTCTGAATGACAGGGCCGGAAGGTTCTTGGTCTGCCACATCGACATCGCCTGGTTCATATCACCCTATTTAAAAAATATTCTTTCCGGAAAAACCGGCTACGCCTGGGTTATCGACGACCAGGGCACCTTCCTGTACCATCCCGACGCACGGTTCACCGGGAAAAACGCCTTTGCGGTCCGCAAAGAAAAGTATCCGGAACTCTCCTTTGAAATGATCAACACCATCCAGAAGAAAAAAATGATTGCCGGGAAAGAGGGCACCGGCAGGTATTTTTCAGGATGGCACAGAGGCGTCACCGGTAAGATCGAAAAACTGGTGGCCTTCTGCCCCATCGATGTGTCGGTTCACCCTCCCCGAAAATGGTCCGTTGCCGTGACCGCACCGGTTTTGGAAATCGAAGATGCTCTCAAGGAAGACGAACGGCGCCGGTTGATTTTCCAGGCGCTCACCCTGCTGTCTGTCATTCTCGGCGCGGGTGTAATCCTTTTTCTTGAGGTCCGATGGTCCCGACGGTTGGAAGTCTACGCCGAACAACGCTCCGAAGCCTTTAAGCGCAGCGAGGAGAAATACCGGTCCCTGGTGGAAAGTGCCGAGGATTTGATCTTTACCGTCAATGAAAAGGGCCGCTTCCTGACCATGAACAGCTTTACAGCCGAATGGCTGGGCGGCAGAAGGGATGAACTGATCGGCGGGCAGATTGGCGACTATTTCCCTTCTCGGGCGGCCGAAAAGCAGATGGAGCACATTAAAAAGGTCTATGCATCCGGGAAAAGCCTCAGAACGGAAATCGAGCTTTTGGCAGGGACCGACCGTTCCTGGTTGAGCACCAATTTCATGCCCTTGAAAGACGCCGACAAAAATGTCAGCGCGGTTCTATGTATTGCCAGAGACATCACCGATGACAAAAACCTGGAGGAACAACTGGTAAACACGGAAAAACTCGCTTCACTGGGGACGCTGGCCGCCGGAGTGGCTCATGAGATCAACAACCCGCTTGGTGTAATCCTCGGATTCTGCGACCTGCTGATCGAAAATACCGACAAACAATCCCGGATCCATGACGACCTGAAAGTGATCGAGCGCCAGGGGCTCCACTGCAAGGAGATAGTGGAAAACCTTCTCAGTTTTTCGCGAACGGACAAGCACGAACCTCAAGACGTGGACCTCAACCTGTGCCTGAAAGATTTGATCCAGATTGTGGATCACACCCTCGAGCTGCGCCGCATCGTGTTGATCACCGATCTGGCTGAAGGTATTCCCAATATCAAAGCGGAAGCCCATCAGCTGCAGCAGGTTTTTCTGAACCTGGTCAACAATGCGGCAGCGGCCATGGACAAGGGAGGGGTATTGAAGGTTCGGACCGCCTTTGATCGTACCAACCGCAAGGCCGTCGTCCAGATAATTGACAGCGGTCACGGTATAGCGCCGGAAAACATGGACCGCATCTTCGACCCCTTTTTCACCACCAAACCGGAAGGCGAAGGCACCGGGCTGGGTCTGTTCGTCAGCTACGGTATCATTACCCGCCTGGGGGGAGCTATCCGGTGCGTCAGCCATCAGGCGCCCTCACGGGAAAAGCACCGGGAAGAGGGCGACATGGTGGAACGGGAAACGACCTTTACCATCACGCTGCCGGTGTGACAACCGGCCCCTTACATCCGGTAAAGGAAGCCGGGAAAGGAAAGTCGATGGCTCAAAAAATCCTGATTGTGGATGATGAAAAGGACATGCTGACGCTGCTAAAGCGTATCATCACCACAGACACGCTGCACACCGTCGAGACCCGCCATGACCCTCGGGACGCTTTGGAAGCGTTTAGAGAAGGCGCATTCGACCTCGTCATCTCCGACTTGAAAATGCCCGCCATGGACGGGTTGACCCTGCTGCAGGAGGTAAAAAGACATCGTCCGGAAACAGCCGTGATCATCATGACAGCCTACGGCACCATCGAAACGGCGGTGACATCGATTCAAAAGGGCGCCTTCGACTTCATCACCAAACCCTTCAAAAGGGAACGGGTGCTGGTCACCATCGATAAAGCCCTGGAGTGGCAGAAGGTGCTGGATGAGAACAAGGCCCTGCGCAGTGCCCTGGCAGAATCGAAAGGGTTTGCCGACATGATCGGAACGACGCCGACCATGCTGGAAATTTTTGACCGCATCAAGCTCGTGGCTACCACCGTAGCCACCGTGCTGATCACCGGCCCCAGCGGAACCGGCAAGGAACTGATCGCGCGTGCACTCCACCGGTACAGTTCGAGAAGCAACCGGGAGATGCTGACCGTCAACTGCACCGCCATTCCGGAAAACGTACTGGAAAGTGAGCTTTTCGGCCATGTCAAGGGCGCCTTCACCGGCGCCTGGAAAGATAAAAAAGGGATTGTCGAAAGGGCCCACAAAGGGACGCTTTTTCTCGACGAAATTGCGGATCTGAAACCCGAGCTGCAAACCAAACTCCTGCGCCTTCTGCAGGAAGGGGAATACAAGCCCGTCGGCAGCGAAAGCACCTGCAAGGCCGATATCCGTTTTGTGGCCGCGACCAATCACGACCTCAAGGCCGATATCAAAGAAAAAAGATTCCGGGAGGATCTCTACTACCGTCTCAATGTCATCACCTTTGAACTGCCGGCGCTCAAGGAAAGAAAAGACGACATACCGGCTTTAGGTTTTCATTTCTTAAAAAAATATGCGGCCATCAACCAGAAAATGGTCACGGACATATCCCCTTCCGCCATGCAGGTGCTGACCCAGTATGACTATCCCGGCAATGTGCGCGAGCTTGAAAATATCATCGAACGCGGGGTGATCCTGTGCCGCTCCAATATCCTGTCGGTAAAGGACCTTTCCATCGACAGCAGCCCCTTTACCTGTTTCGACGGAGGGGAAGAAGATCTGTTTCAACTGTCCTTCAGGGAAGCCAAGGATAAAATGAACCACTTGTTCCATAGGTACTACATCCGGGAGCTGCTCAAGCGCAACAACGGCAACATCAGCCACGCAGCCAGTGCCGCAGGAATCCAGCGGCAGTACCTGCACAGGCTGATGAAGGAGGAGGACATCCATGCAGAACCATTCAAAGACAAGTCGTGAGGGTCTTACGAGAAAGTTTTCGATAGTAATATTGCTGATCGCCTTGACACCTCTTTTGATTGTCACCGGGGTCGTCATGGATCAATACCGGGATGCCTACGAAGCCAAAACATACGCCCATCTGACCGAACGGGTTCAAAAGCACGCCCGCCTTATCGACATTTTCTTGCAGGAGCGCCTGGGGGATATCCGCTTTCTCGCGCAAGCCTTTGACGGCGAAGCCCTTACCCGAAAACCCTTTTTGCAGCGCTGCCTGGACCTTCTCCGGAAAGAATGCGGTTCGGTGTTTACGGATATGGGTGTGGTTGAAATCGGCCCCCGGGGCCGCCAAATCAACTACGCCGGCCCCTTTCAGCTGGAAAATGCGCTTTACGGAAAAGCGGGCTGGTTTCAGATAGCCGCCGCCAGAGAGCATTTCATCAGCGACACATTCATGGGGCTGCGCGGCTTTCCCCATTTCATCGTTGCGGCCCGCAAACGATGGGGTGGTGGCGACTGCATTGTGCGGGCCACCGTCGACTTTACCGCTTTCGACAATCTGGTTAAAAGCCTTAAAAGCGGCGTCAGCGGCTATGCCTTTATTATCAATCGGGCCGGCAGCCTGCAGGCCGGCAGCCCGGGGGTGACCCCCCTTCCCGGCAACGCCGAAGTCAATACCCTGTTCGAACTCGCCGACAATCAAACGTTTCTATCCAGCAGTGAGGACAACGCGGCCTTTTATGTTACCGCCCTTATTAAAAACGGCGCATGGCTGCTTGTATACCACCAGACGAAAGCCGACATATTTTCACAGTTGCGCCGCACCCACAAAATTGCCTTTGCCGCTCTCTTTATCGGCAGCGTGGCCATTGTCTGCACGGCACTTTATCTGCCGCTGGCTATTCTGCTAAAAACGGAACAGGGATCCGGAGAACAAAAGCAGAGGTAAAAAAGGAGATTCCATGCCCGAAACCGACGCCCGACTTCTGCTGGTCGATGACGAAACCGTCTTTCGCCGGAACCTCGCCAGACTGTTGCAGTCGCGAAACTTTACGGTTTTCCAGGCGGAAAACGGCCATGACGGCCTCGAGCTCCTGCTCCGGCAGCCTGTCGAGGCGGTTATCCTTGATGTCAAGATGCCCGGCATGGACGGCATAGAAACCCTGCGTCGTATCAAGGCCGGATATCCGGCCATCGAAGTCATTCTGCTTACCGGGCAGTCGTCGGCAGCCGATGGCGTGGCTGGCATGAAAGCCGGCGCTTTTGACTATTTGAGTAAACCCGTGGAGATCGATCACCTGGTCGGTAAACTGAAACAGGTGCATGAAAAAATTGGACTTGAAGAGGCCCATCACCGGGAAGCGGCTTTCCGGGAAAAAATGAAAAAGCGCATGGCGGCTGCGGAGCGTCTCGCCTCCCTGGGAACGCTGTCCGCCGGCCTGGCCCATGAAATCAACAATCCCCTGGCCATCATCGGACAGTCGGTGAAGTGGATTCAACTGCGGCTGAAACCGCACGCCCCGGGCAGCCTGATTGTATCGAGGGCTGACATGGAGAAAAGCCTGGACAATATCAACACCTCGGTTGACCGGATTCGGCGCATTACGCATCAACTGTTGGGATCGGTCCGCCGGCAAACACCCCGGATGGATGAAGTCGACCCGAAGCAGTTGATCGATGAGGCCGTCGAGCTGGTCAAAGGGTTGGCCGGCGACAAAGGCGTCGACATTCGCAAGGATTTTCACGGCGGCCGGCAACGCATCTGGAGTGATCCGGGCGCCTTGCGGCAGGTACTGACCAACCTTATGATCAATGCGGTGCAGGCCTCGGGCAACGGTGGCAGCATCACGGTTTCCACGGACAAGTGGGATGATGGCGTGCAGATGCGTATCGAGGACAACGGCGAGGGCATTCCGGAAGAAAATCTGGAACGCATTTTTGAACCTTTTTTTACCACCAAAGCGCCCGGAGAAGGCACGGGCCTGGGCCTGTTTGTCATCAAAACCATTATGGAAAAGCTTGGCGGAAGCATCGACGTTCACAGCCGTGTGGGACAGCGGACCGTCTTTACGCTGCGCCTGCCCAAAATAGATGCCCGGGACCGGGAGAAGCGGCGCCGATCCTCGAACCCGGGTTGATTTCACCCAAACCTCATCGTTCGGGTAGGGTTGCAGTTTACCTGTTCAGCAGGATCTAATCTGAGCGATTGACGACCTAGGTAGCCGTTGTCATGGTGCGGATAATGGGCGGTTTCCAGGCGTGAGACCATGCGTGGCACCCGGTATTGCGTCGAAATTTCCCGGCAACCGCTATAGTGGCATTCATTTTGCTTAAATAAGCTTAGATAGGCTTAGACAAAAGGCGCAATAAACGGAAATTGATATGTATTAACCCGACATCAGAGGAGGCATTATCTTATGAAACGACCTACCCGCTTAATGATCGTAGACGACGAAAAACGCTTTACCGAAATGCTGTCGCTGACTTTGGGAGAGATGGGGGTGGGCACTGTGACGGCTTTCAGCGGAAAAGAATGCCTCGATAAGCTGGCGGAAAACGATATCGATGTCGTCATCCTGGACATCAAGATGCCCGGCATGGACGGCATCGAAACGCTGAAGGAGATCAAGAAACGGTTTCCTCTGGTGGAAGTCATCATGCTGACCGGTCACGGCACGATCGAAACGTCGGTCAAGGGGATGAAACTGGGCGCCTTCGATTACCTGCTCAAGCCGCCGGAATTCGATGAACTGCTCAGCAAGGTGGCCGACGCCCGCGAACGCAAGGACGCCCACGAAGAGAGAATCCGCCTCGCCGAAAACCAGGAACTGCTGCGGGAAAGCCGCAAGGGAGGCCGGAAACCTTTTTGAGGCGCTTGCGGGGCGCGCGACCGTTTGCATCCATCCCCGCTTAACAATAGTCTTTGAATGGTTACCTATAAGGGGCCGATGGGAAAAAAGCGCGTAGCTCATAGCTGATAGCGTGCCATGAGTTATGACCTGTCAGCTATGAGCTCATCTCTGTTTCTCTCGGCCCCTGGACCCTGTTTCATATGCAGCGGTCAGGTTTATGCCACACTGGGATAGTCTTTTACCTCAAGCCCCAGCGCCAGCAGCGCATCCGTCAGATGGACCACACCGATGGGCTTGCCCCGGCGAACCACGACCATGCGCTGGACGTCGTTTTCCAGCATCTTCTGGACGGCACTGGATATCGTATCGTCAGCCGACAAAGTCGGCCTGACCGGGGTCTGCCCCTTGTAGAGGCGTATAATTTCAATGACTTTTTTTTGTTCCACTCTGGCATCTCATTCTGCGCCAGTTACGCCTTGGCGTGGTTGCCCTCGAACCCGGTTCGGGCTCTTTGCGAACAAAGGCGGCGACATTGCTTACCTTATTTTCACCTAAGTCGATGTGGCTATCAACCTGTAAACCAAATTCCAGTCTGACGGTAGGCAAAGCAAAATAAATGCCAAAGCCGGGAATCGGTTTCCCCCTATAAGCGTGGATGACCGATTCCCCGATATACCTTGCCCTAAGCTCTTTCCACCTGCAGAACACCGGACCCTAAGTCGGGATTAGGTCGAAACAATTCCTCCCCAAAAAACGCCTCGATTGTCTCTTGCGGGGATACACCCCTGTAACCCCCGAGTTGCGTCCCTGCCGACAAATCTCCCTGTCCCATTCGGTCCCAAATAAAAATATCATTTATAATCAATAGATTATCAAATAAAAGCCGCCTGTCCGTCGTTGGCACACCCCTTGAAATAACTGAGGATAAGCAAACCGGGCCGCAACGGGCGCGGTCGACGACAGGTTGATGCCCTGCCGAGCCGCCCATCGGAAAGGAGATCAATCAATGGAAGTAACCATGCTCACTGCTCTGATCATCTTCTGCATCAGCATCGTTCTCGTCATCACCGGCATCATCGACACGGTTATTGCCGCCTTTCTGGGGGTAACGGCCATGATCGCCTTCCATGTCATGACCGATGTTCAGGCCTTCAAGGTCGTTGACTGGAATGTCATCTTCATTCTCATCGGCATCTGGATTATCGCCACCTATCTCGGCAAGACCGGCCTGCCGGAGTACCTGGCCACGCGCCTGCTGATTCTTTCCAAGGGAAGCGTGCCCCTTTTCATAACGCTGATCGGGGCTGCCGCCGGCTTCGTTTCTTTGCTGGTGGACAACGTGGTGGTGGTGCTGATGTTCGCACCGGTCCTCTTTGCCGTGAGCCGCCGGTATGCCTTCCAGGCTTACGGCGCCATTTTGTTCATCGGCCTCTGCTCCAACTTCATGGGGACGGCCCTGCTTCTGGGCGACCTGCCGCCCCAGCTGCTGCACTCCGTAACCGGCATCGAGTTTAGCGGTTTCCTCTGGCATTCCGGGCGGCCCTCCTCCTTTTTCGTGCTGACCGCCACCTATGCCGTCGTGGTAGCTCTTTTTTACTGGATTTTTTCCAGAAAATTCAGAGGGCAGAAAATGAACTTCAACGCCGATGAGGAAAACCCCTCCGAACACCTCAAAAGCCCTCTCTTTGTCTGGATCGTCAGCCTTGCCTTCGTCGGCACCGTGGTGGGCATGGCCATCCGGCCGGTGTTCGGCGTCCACCTGGGCATGATCACCCTGTGCGGCGCCGCTTTGCTGATCCTTTTTCTGGAAATATTCAAAAAGAAACTCGAAGCACCCTCTTTTGAAGAGATCCTGGCCGAACTGGACTGGCGCGCGGTCATGTTTTACGTGGCCCTTTTCGCTTTGGTGGGCGGGCTGGAAAAAGGCGGTGTCATCGAATCCGTGGCCCATTGGCTGGTGCCGTTCATCCAGTCCAGCCTGATTCTGGGAACGACGGTGCTGTTCTGGGTGTCGGCTGCCATTTGCGGCATCGTCGAACACGACGCCTATATCCTGACCCTGCTGTATGTCATCCGCGACCTGGCATCTCAATCGGCGGCCGTTGAACCCTGGCCCCTTTACTGGGCCCTGCTCTGGGCCGGAACCCTGGGAAGCAACCTGACCATCGCTGGAGCACCGGCCCTGTTCGTAGCCGTGAACCTTGGAGAAAAGGAGGACAGGCGCAAGGTGCCCCTGAAGGAGTTTTTCAGCTACACGGTCGTTTACGTGCTGGCCTCTCTGGGCACCTGTTTCATCATTACCATCCTGCTGTGGGTGCTGCCCTATTTGTAAACTGACTGAGGACAACGATGTCACCGTTTAGCACAAAACGATCTTTAACCCGAAAAAAAGGAGGATCATCATGACTGTGGAACAGAAAAAAATGGGATGGGAAGTCGCCCGTGAGCTGGAGGCGAGCAAACCCTCCATGTCCGACCGGGCAAAACTTTCCGGGAAACAGTTGAAGACGCTGCTGATTTATGCCGCTACTTTCGCGGCCCTCTTTCTCGTAGCCGTCTGGCTGGCCGGTAATCCCTTCGAATTCACCCAGAGGCTTCCCTCGGCCTTTGTCAAGGCCAAGGGATGGGTGGGAACCAACAACTGGATGATCGTCTGGTGGGTGGTCCTGGTCTGCGCCTTTTTCGAGTACATGGATTCGGCCGGCGGGATGGGTTACGGCACGGCCCTCACCCCCCTCATGCTGATGGCGGGGTTCGATCCCAAGCAGATCGTCCCCTGCGTCATGATCACCGAGATGTTCACCGGCCTGATTGCGGGGTTGATCCACGGGGAATTCGAAAATGTTTCCTGGCAGTTCAAGCCCATGAACGAAACCACCAAGCTCGTCGTCATCGTGGCCGTCATCGGCATGCTATGCGTCGGATTTTCCATTACGGCGGCCTACAAGATATTCAATGTGGCCAAGTTCTGGATCAAGCTGTACGTGGCGGTGCTGCTCATCGTCATGGGCATCTGCTCTCTGCTGACGGCCAAAACCTTCAAGAATTACCGGCCCAAGTGGATGTGGCTGTTTGCCGGTTTGGCGGGCTTCAACAAGGGCATCGGCGGCGGGGGCTACGGCCCGGTGGTCACCGTGGGCGGCCTGTTCGCAGGCGTGCCCGTGAAAAGCATGGTCGCCGTGACCTCCCTGGCCGAGGGGGCGACCTGTCTCTTTGCGGTGATTGTCTGGTTTGCCCTGCTGACCAGCGGCGTGGTCATCGACTACCTGCTGCTGCCCTCCTTTGTCATCGGCACCGTTCTCGCGGCCGTCGGCGCTCCCTACACCACCAGAATTCTGCCGGAAAAATTCTGGAAATGGGTGGTCCCGATTTACTGCTGCATCCTGGCCGTGCTCTGTTTCTGGAAGCTCTGGCCGGACATTCAGAAACGGCTGCTTTCCTAGTCACAACACGCCCCGTGCTTGGGCACGGGGCGTGTTCACCACGGTCAAAAACGGATGCCCGGAGGCGCTGAGCCACAGCCCTCGCACCCCGGATCGATACGCACGGGCTCCGGGAGAAGGGGAAACCACATGAAAACGATTACGGATTACAACCAAGCGTCTCTGTTCAAGCGCTGGTGGAGCGGCCGTGACTATCTCCAGAAACGAATGATCCGCATGTGTCTGTCCATGCTGGTGATGGTCGTCTGCTTTCCATTGTATTATCTCGGCCTTTTTGGTAGTGTGGAGGGGCCTTTGAACCCCGCCGGCATCGGTGATTTTCTCGCAAACATGGGAATGACCCGCACCCACTTCATGGTGCTCTTTCTTTCCTTTTTGATTATCGCCGTATCCTGGAACTGGATCTACAACGCGGTCAGCATGGGGATCGGAGCACGTCTGACATGCAGTCGCAAAATGGGCGAAGACGGGCATCTGTGCGCCGCCCGGGTGACACGCACGAAAGTGGCCCACAAAAAAACAGGGCGCGTGACCGTCACGTACGTGTGCGCCCGAGGGCACACCGGAACCGATGCGCATTTTCACCCGCTTACAAAAGGAACCTTCAGCCACACGCTTTGGCTGACGTCGCTTTGCTTCTGCGTCATCGTGTTTTTCATGTCATGAGGTAGCTGCCATGGACAAAGGCATTCGGGTTCTACTGGTGGACGATGA contains:
- a CDS encoding PAS domain S-box protein, which codes for MEPTTRPGLEKRIFWGVLMTACSILVAGTILSVWSSKEARTSLSRMFNDQQLISARYAAGLIEHQLAFIRKKLVFLRSDIVLNAGDPALVDQTIQNGLSRLMENGVRKFEIIDPHAHITSVHLPYGRRGEKTWTSESVNRLPLPQSIEAGDIWSEPYIANPGIPMLAMITSLNDRAGRFLVCHIDIAWFISPYLKNILSGKTGYAWVIDDQGTFLYHPDARFTGKNAFAVRKEKYPELSFEMINTIQKKKMIAGKEGTGRYFSGWHRGVTGKIEKLVAFCPIDVSVHPPRKWSVAVTAPVLEIEDALKEDERRRLIFQALTLLSVILGAGVILFLEVRWSRRLEVYAEQRSEAFKRSEEKYRSLVESAEDLIFTVNEKGRFLTMNSFTAEWLGGRRDELIGGQIGDYFPSRAAEKQMEHIKKVYASGKSLRTEIELLAGTDRSWLSTNFMPLKDADKNVSAVLCIARDITDDKNLEEQLVNTEKLASLGTLAAGVAHEINNPLGVILGFCDLLIENTDKQSRIHDDLKVIERQGLHCKEIVENLLSFSRTDKHEPQDVDLNLCLKDLIQIVDHTLELRRIVLITDLAEGIPNIKAEAHQLQQVFLNLVNNAAAAMDKGGVLKVRTAFDRTNRKAVVQIIDSGHGIAPENMDRIFDPFFTTKPEGEGTGLGLFVSYGIITRLGGAIRCVSHQAPSREKHREEGDMVERETTFTITLPV
- a CDS encoding permease, with amino-acid sequence MEVTMLTALIIFCISIVLVITGIIDTVIAAFLGVTAMIAFHVMTDVQAFKVVDWNVIFILIGIWIIATYLGKTGLPEYLATRLLILSKGSVPLFITLIGAAAGFVSLLVDNVVVVLMFAPVLFAVSRRYAFQAYGAILFIGLCSNFMGTALLLGDLPPQLLHSVTGIEFSGFLWHSGRPSSFFVLTATYAVVVALFYWIFSRKFRGQKMNFNADEENPSEHLKSPLFVWIVSLAFVGTVVGMAIRPVFGVHLGMITLCGAALLILFLEIFKKKLEAPSFEEILAELDWRAVMFYVALFALVGGLEKGGVIESVAHWLVPFIQSSLILGTTVLFWVSAAICGIVEHDAYILTLLYVIRDLASQSAAVEPWPLYWALLWAGTLGSNLTIAGAPALFVAVNLGEKEDRRKVPLKEFFSYTVVYVLASLGTCFIITILLWVLPYL
- a CDS encoding CBS domain-containing protein; amino-acid sequence: MEQKKVIEIIRLYKGQTPVRPTLSADDTISSAVQKMLENDVQRMVVVRRGKPIGVVHLTDALLALGLEVKDYPSVA
- a CDS encoding cache domain-containing protein, with amino-acid sequence MQNHSKTSREGLTRKFSIVILLIALTPLLIVTGVVMDQYRDAYEAKTYAHLTERVQKHARLIDIFLQERLGDIRFLAQAFDGEALTRKPFLQRCLDLLRKECGSVFTDMGVVEIGPRGRQINYAGPFQLENALYGKAGWFQIAAAREHFISDTFMGLRGFPHFIVAARKRWGGGDCIVRATVDFTAFDNLVKSLKSGVSGYAFIINRAGSLQAGSPGVTPLPGNAEVNTLFELADNQTFLSSSEDNAAFYVTALIKNGAWLLVYHQTKADIFSQLRRTHKIAFAALFIGSVAIVCTALYLPLAILLKTEQGSGEQKQR
- a CDS encoding substrate-binding domain-containing protein, with protein sequence MKKIFFHLFVIIAIGLMGGFFAETDHACAEEAIRYAGSNQIYKAFDSELIPAFSKATGVRVQVKTSSSGSAFYRLMNGYSDIASIARKLYRKHEDYGYIQIPFCKDPLAVITSSKCGVDNLTESQVQDIFSGDIVNWKEIGGRDLPILVVVPEEDTAANKNFRRQVMRHKEITYAFSAYDSTMAIEAIKSLPVGAVSFIANGAISHEAQIKTVKIDGRLPTDGDYPYFQIFYYVTRGKPEGSLKAFIDFAFSKTGKEIMQRNGMLPLPDPR
- a CDS encoding sigma-54 dependent transcriptional regulator — protein: MAQKILIVDDEKDMLTLLKRIITTDTLHTVETRHDPRDALEAFREGAFDLVISDLKMPAMDGLTLLQEVKRHRPETAVIIMTAYGTIETAVTSIQKGAFDFITKPFKRERVLVTIDKALEWQKVLDENKALRSALAESKGFADMIGTTPTMLEIFDRIKLVATTVATVLITGPSGTGKELIARALHRYSSRSNREMLTVNCTAIPENVLESELFGHVKGAFTGAWKDKKGIVERAHKGTLFLDEIADLKPELQTKLLRLLQEGEYKPVGSESTCKADIRFVAATNHDLKADIKEKRFREDLYYRLNVITFELPALKERKDDIPALGFHFLKKYAAINQKMVTDISPSAMQVLTQYDYPGNVRELENIIERGVILCRSNILSVKDLSIDSSPFTCFDGGEEDLFQLSFREAKDKMNHLFHRYYIRELLKRNNGNISHAASAAGIQRQYLHRLMKEEDIHAEPFKDKS
- a CDS encoding response regulator, with translation MKRPTRLMIVDDEKRFTEMLSLTLGEMGVGTVTAFSGKECLDKLAENDIDVVILDIKMPGMDGIETLKEIKKRFPLVEVIMLTGHGTIETSVKGMKLGAFDYLLKPPEFDELLSKVADARERKDAHEERIRLAENQELLRESRKGGRKPF
- a CDS encoding sulfite exporter TauE/SafE family protein, giving the protein MTVEQKKMGWEVARELEASKPSMSDRAKLSGKQLKTLLIYAATFAALFLVAVWLAGNPFEFTQRLPSAFVKAKGWVGTNNWMIVWWVVLVCAFFEYMDSAGGMGYGTALTPLMLMAGFDPKQIVPCVMITEMFTGLIAGLIHGEFENVSWQFKPMNETTKLVVIVAVIGMLCVGFSITAAYKIFNVAKFWIKLYVAVLLIVMGICSLLTAKTFKNYRPKWMWLFAGLAGFNKGIGGGGYGPVVTVGGLFAGVPVKSMVAVTSLAEGATCLFAVIVWFALLTSGVVIDYLLLPSFVIGTVLAAVGAPYTTRILPEKFWKWVVPIYCCILAVLCFWKLWPDIQKRLLS
- a CDS encoding response regulator, with translation MPETDARLLLVDDETVFRRNLARLLQSRNFTVFQAENGHDGLELLLRQPVEAVILDVKMPGMDGIETLRRIKAGYPAIEVILLTGQSSAADGVAGMKAGAFDYLSKPVEIDHLVGKLKQVHEKIGLEEAHHREAAFREKMKKRMAAAERLASLGTLSAGLAHEINNPLAIIGQSVKWIQLRLKPHAPGSLIVSRADMEKSLDNINTSVDRIRRITHQLLGSVRRQTPRMDEVDPKQLIDEAVELVKGLAGDKGVDIRKDFHGGRQRIWSDPGALRQVLTNLMINAVQASGNGGSITVSTDKWDDGVQMRIEDNGEGIPEENLERIFEPFFTTKAPGEGTGLGLFVIKTIMEKLGGSIDVHSRVGQRTVFTLRLPKIDARDREKRRRSSNPG